One part of the Coffea eugenioides isolate CCC68of chromosome 10, Ceug_1.0, whole genome shotgun sequence genome encodes these proteins:
- the LOC113750585 gene encoding protein terminal ear1-like, whose amino-acid sequence MATRLNPFAESWMPNAPKPSKTPIMFPHEVTCQPSPCFGTFQRPLLQPQPPLAIYGECYYFYGFCSYYYTLRFQPQPIPTTVLPPGMLSCALDEKDIEEKRDSRVSCGENGKDWKVTGGVVPRPRPRMRKSRSLENQGTSKKTLKQVWKPRKAKSDDGVGGGDAVVCTSSSSSPSPPPTAPVKEDSAFCSYTTVMIKNIPNQYRRNDLMQLLDIYCKNYDLEYDFLYLPMDFWRKDNLGYAFVNFTSATAAKKIKDLLHGYVWCGNKIQDGIIHSKKICEMSWAHIQGRDALIKHFLDSYFTCDNIEYLPVVLSPPRNGSNSGILPIPIGTMTGLSKSCRPTEKKSSIITNLAHTTTLS is encoded by the exons ATGGCTACTCGACTGAACCCCTTTGCTGAATCATGGATGCCAAACGCCCCAAAACCTTCAAAAACTCCCATAATGTTTCCACATGAAGTCACATGTCAACCATCTCCTTGCTTTGGAACTTTCCAAAGGCCACTTCTTCAGCCCCAGCCACCACTTGCAATATATGGGGAGTGCTACTATTTTTATGGGTTCTGCAGTTATTACTACACTTTGAGGTTTCAGCCTCAGCCCATTCCTACTACCGTTCTTCCTCCAGGCATGTTGAGCTGTGCTTTGGATGAAAAGGACATTGAAGAGAAGAGGGATTCAAGGGTTTCTTGTGGCGAAAATGGAAAAGATTGGAAGGTTACTGGCGGGGTTGTACCTCGTCCTAGACCTAGGATGAGGAAAAGCCGCAGTTTGGAGAACCAAGGAACCAGTAAGAAGACTCTTAAGCAAGTGTGGAAGCCGAGGAAGGCTAAGTCTGACGATGGTGTTGGTGGTGGTGATGCTGTTGTCTGtacatcttcttcatcttcccCCTCTCCTCCTCCTACAGCTCCTGTGAAAGAGGATTCCGCATTCTGCAGTTATACTACTGTCATGATCAAGAACATCCCAAACCAATACAG GAGAAACGATTTGATGCAATTGCTGGATATCTATTGCAAGAATTATGATTTGGAGTATGATTTTCTCTACCTTCCTATGGACTTCTG GAGGAAGGATAACCTTGGATATGCATTTGTGAACTTCACTTCTGCCACTGCAGCTAAGAAGATCAAAGACTTGTTACATGGTTATGTGTGGTGTGGTAATAAAATTCAAGATGGAATTATTCATTCCAAGAAAATTTGCGAGATGTCATGGGCACATATACAG GGGAGAGATGCACTGATCAAGCATTTTCTGGATTCCTACTTCACTTGTGACAACATTGAATATCTGCCAGTCGTTCTTTCACCTCCTAGGAATGGCTCAAATTCCGGGATTTTGCCTATTCCCATTGGCACAATGACTGGCCTGTCCAAGTCTTGCCGGCCAACCGAGAAGAAATCGTCCATCATCACAAACTTGGCCCATACTACGACTCTTTCTTGA